One part of the Vibrio ponticus genome encodes these proteins:
- a CDS encoding DUF4402 domain-containing protein, with the protein MKNLVKVVAASAIALSTSNVIASNTASTTFNASIQVVQALEIAKTQDLTFPKVYSTQTGKVTVNAADATAAVFTVTGEENNIVDVEVANTNVTNGSDSYALSFLTDPTLTISGDTELRIGGEVDFLNNGPIPSGTYTANAINVKVTYQ; encoded by the coding sequence ATGAAAAATCTAGTTAAAGTAGTGGCAGCTTCTGCAATCGCTCTATCTACATCAAATGTTATCGCTTCAAATACGGCAAGCACAACTTTCAATGCCAGTATTCAAGTTGTTCAAGCTCTTGAAATTGCAAAAACTCAGGATCTCACATTTCCAAAAGTATACAGCACTCAAACAGGCAAAGTAACGGTCAATGCTGCTGATGCCACTGCAGCTGTTTTCACGGTGACAGGTGAAGAAAACAATATAGTTGACGTTGAAGTTGCAAACACCAACGTAACGAATGGCTCAGACTCATATGCATTGAGCTTTCTCACAGATCCAACGCTGACGATAAGTGGCGATACTGAGTTAAGAATCGGTGGTGAAGTTGACTTCCTCAACAACGGACCTATCCCTTCAGGGACATACACCGCAAACGCAATCAACGTAAAAGTCACATATCAGTAA
- a CDS encoding carboxypeptidase-like regulatory domain-containing protein, whose product MDEDEEPFLNVENVALYLLSLQGQCINNVCRFHLPDDIGLEKPPYYFNLNTSECRFSDEKTSKLRSIIFEQETYIHWQSLEECLPIRVHWNLDEYKLTLTKLFKTLAELEKKIQKMKKDARDEALAIASKMQPQVYLPSEEWGFSSRALVALGYDNIEKSKTYVLSDSLISNSNTLTQISIDSRNEDILDYYNLAYQTDDGQGTAQIGNVLVDGSIFSDSWQFNHGFYYTNRHKQTSFGSVKIQNNTKPNIEIDLLVNGIYRNTYNSDSFGRFTIDEQNISPGDTLTFRYYLGEGLWSEEDLIVAGINEQYLPKGEWLSKVYVDLESGKSGATQLSYGLGEYVTVGASFFKTDADNFIGLQNQILATHWLSTSLGWLPELELWPVEVDMLFSRHQSLALELNKTDSLDPKSTIYHRLGYSWYGPFASLNLNVITDEFGHTVSSNIGKKITDNIYLSYRPEYQYFDVSNYSKTHHEFELTNSGISDLSWGVTSRFDNLGRHQTTSLRLRGDCSKACYFSENTNLTTSISMMYDDTISSFNWYSSFILALNPHVSLNLSGNDESFEFTVELKLAGQTNLTQAFTDRVLWDEYSYSKVEGRVTDQEGNPIANVKLKLLNQNARTDNNGYYQFDHIPARKKIPLTIDESSLDLSLTTKDNPVLLNTREISSTTVNIILNKTFGIDGFVNIKSGETAYIYFKHLNKREEYASVVEEDGFYMVEGLVEGHYMVTLEVDGNEYVKSMTLDSDFWISDLNFDLDDFEPVESESL is encoded by the coding sequence ATGGATGAAGATGAAGAGCCATTCCTTAATGTCGAGAATGTTGCTCTTTATCTTCTATCCTTACAAGGTCAGTGCATAAACAATGTGTGTCGTTTCCATTTACCGGATGACATAGGATTAGAGAAGCCACCTTACTATTTCAATCTAAACACCTCTGAATGCCGCTTTTCCGATGAAAAAACATCAAAATTACGTTCAATTATCTTTGAGCAAGAGACCTATATCCACTGGCAGTCTTTAGAAGAGTGCTTGCCTATTCGAGTCCACTGGAACCTAGACGAGTACAAACTGACACTAACCAAATTGTTTAAAACGCTTGCAGAGCTTGAGAAAAAAATTCAAAAAATGAAAAAAGATGCTCGAGACGAAGCTCTAGCTATAGCATCAAAGATGCAACCTCAAGTCTATCTACCCTCTGAAGAATGGGGATTTTCATCTAGAGCATTAGTTGCACTTGGATATGATAATATTGAAAAATCTAAAACATATGTCCTGTCAGATTCACTCATCAGCAACTCAAATACTCTTACCCAAATTTCAATTGACTCACGTAATGAAGATATCCTTGATTACTATAATCTCGCCTACCAAACCGATGACGGACAAGGCACCGCGCAAATTGGCAACGTTCTTGTTGATGGCAGTATTTTTTCTGATAGTTGGCAGTTTAATCATGGTTTCTATTATACCAACCGTCATAAACAGACTAGCTTTGGCTCAGTCAAAATCCAAAATAACACTAAACCAAACATTGAAATTGACTTGCTAGTCAATGGAATTTATCGCAACACATACAATTCCGACTCATTTGGTCGCTTTACTATTGACGAACAAAATATCTCACCAGGGGATACGCTTACTTTTCGCTATTATCTAGGTGAAGGGCTTTGGTCAGAAGAGGATCTCATTGTAGCTGGCATTAATGAGCAGTATCTTCCAAAAGGAGAATGGCTATCCAAAGTATATGTAGACCTAGAAAGTGGCAAATCAGGTGCGACACAACTCTCTTACGGCCTAGGAGAGTATGTTACTGTTGGAGCGTCTTTTTTTAAAACAGACGCTGATAATTTCATCGGTTTGCAAAATCAAATACTCGCAACACATTGGTTATCAACTAGTTTGGGTTGGTTGCCAGAATTAGAACTCTGGCCAGTCGAAGTGGACATGCTATTTAGCCGACACCAATCACTTGCACTAGAGCTAAACAAGACCGATAGCTTGGACCCTAAAAGCACAATTTATCACCGCCTTGGCTACAGTTGGTACGGTCCATTTGCATCACTTAATCTTAATGTCATCACTGACGAATTTGGACATACAGTTTCGTCAAATATCGGTAAAAAAATAACTGATAATATTTACCTATCCTATCGGCCAGAATATCAATATTTCGATGTTAGCAATTACAGCAAAACTCATCATGAGTTCGAGTTAACTAACAGCGGTATAAGCGATTTATCATGGGGCGTGACTAGTAGATTTGACAATTTAGGCAGGCATCAAACAACAAGCCTGCGCCTGCGTGGTGATTGTTCAAAAGCCTGCTACTTCAGTGAAAACACCAATCTCACAACGAGTATAAGTATGATGTACGATGACACAATTTCTTCATTCAATTGGTATAGCTCATTCATACTCGCGTTAAACCCTCATGTTTCACTAAACCTCTCCGGCAATGATGAGAGTTTTGAGTTTACAGTCGAACTTAAGCTAGCCGGTCAAACAAACCTAACCCAAGCGTTCACGGACCGAGTTCTCTGGGATGAATATAGCTACTCAAAAGTGGAAGGTAGGGTAACTGACCAAGAAGGAAACCCCATCGCAAACGTTAAACTCAAACTGCTGAACCAAAATGCGCGCACAGACAACAATGGATACTATCAATTCGATCATATTCCTGCTCGCAAAAAGATTCCATTAACCATTGATGAGAGCTCACTGGATCTGAGTCTAACGACAAAAGACAACCCTGTGTTACTCAATACTCGTGAAATATCATCTACGACAGTAAATATTATATTGAACAAAACATTTGGCATTGATGGATTTGTTAACATTAAATCTGGAGAGACTGCCTATATCTATTTCAAGCATCTCAATAAGAGAGAAGAATATGCCAGCGTTGTAGAAGAAGATGGGTTCTATATGGTAGAGGGTTTAGTCGAAGGTCACTATATGGTTACATTAGAAGTCGATGGCAACGAGTACGTTAAATCTATGACTCTCGATAGCGATTTCTGGATTAGTGATTTAAATTTTGACCTTGATGATTTTGAACCTGTCGAAAGCGAATCGTTGTGA
- a CDS encoding VOC family protein → MITKDYLPPNTPIVSNFLVLDNLTAFVAFVQTTLNGQIVKECKDAQGNYINVSLRIENAIITAQQKSDTRQPTTSSLLMYVADIETVIANAVKQNATLTQQPETNTEGERLACIQDQWGNLWWLACALAN, encoded by the coding sequence ATGATTACCAAAGACTACTTGCCGCCAAATACACCTATCGTTTCTAACTTTTTAGTATTAGATAACCTAACTGCTTTCGTTGCTTTCGTTCAAACTACTCTTAATGGACAAATTGTTAAAGAGTGTAAAGATGCTCAAGGCAATTATATTAACGTCAGCCTTCGCATTGAAAATGCGATTATCACAGCACAGCAGAAGAGCGATACCCGTCAGCCAACGACAAGCTCGCTGCTTATGTATGTAGCCGATATCGAAACCGTTATTGCCAACGCTGTAAAACAAAATGCAACGCTAACACAACAACCTGAAACTAACACCGAGGGCGAGCGCCTCGCTTGTATCCAAGATCAATGGGGTAACCTGTGGTGGCTAGCCTGTGCCTTAGCTAACTAA
- a CDS encoding tetratricopeptide repeat protein, with product MIKFPQSKQFLVFWFVVTLALLSSNIVSAQPKTSPQESYDRGILLYQQNKYTEARPFLTIALEHGYPAAGLMLADTYKTNIFAQTKKEAKYLLKAAELGNFIAMFRLGGSRSIHANRQDWDAIVIPEIKRLAKRDYPYAMRLMHALSVDDSESDQWLERAANSGDPFSQHKLAKRYKNGYDWFLIPGKRERELERLLKAASDSGYREGMLAYAKLLKKNGDIQGYQKIIDELVVLGDAETIRTLGAIYEHEGDLINAAYYNQIFLNSMGNESHNDPYKTVENFQNRIVANLTEQELAEIDSKVAEYLATHTVHYQKRIEEYEYTLESLRQQTK from the coding sequence TTGATTAAATTTCCTCAATCGAAGCAATTCTTAGTATTTTGGTTTGTAGTGACTTTGGCGTTACTCTCAAGCAACATTGTGAGCGCACAGCCTAAAACTTCTCCTCAAGAATCCTATGACCGCGGAATTCTACTTTATCAACAAAATAAATATACCGAAGCGAGACCATTTTTAACTATAGCTTTGGAACATGGTTACCCAGCGGCAGGTTTAATGCTTGCGGATACATACAAGACAAATATCTTCGCTCAAACGAAGAAAGAAGCAAAATACTTATTAAAAGCTGCTGAATTAGGAAATTTCATCGCTATGTTTCGATTAGGAGGGTCGCGCTCAATACACGCAAATAGGCAAGATTGGGATGCCATCGTGATACCTGAGATAAAAAGATTAGCAAAGCGAGATTATCCTTATGCGATGCGCTTAATGCATGCGTTATCAGTTGATGATTCAGAGTCTGATCAATGGCTAGAAAGAGCTGCAAATTCAGGGGACCCATTCTCGCAACATAAATTAGCCAAACGATATAAGAATGGTTACGACTGGTTTCTAATTCCCGGCAAAAGAGAGCGCGAGTTAGAGCGGCTTTTAAAAGCGGCTTCTGACTCCGGCTATCGAGAAGGAATGTTAGCTTATGCCAAGTTGCTGAAGAAAAATGGTGACATTCAAGGTTATCAAAAAATTATAGATGAATTGGTTGTATTGGGAGATGCAGAGACAATAAGGACGCTGGGGGCTATCTATGAACACGAAGGTGATTTAATTAACGCAGCGTATTACAACCAAATATTCTTAAACTCAATGGGCAATGAAAGTCATAACGACCCCTATAAAACAGTTGAAAATTTTCAAAATAGAATTGTTGCCAATCTTACAGAACAAGAGTTGGCTGAGATTGATTCCAAAGTAGCAGAGTACCTCGCCACCCACACCGTCCATTACCAAAAACGCATTGAAGAATATGAATACACGCTGGAGTCATTAAGACAGCAAACAAAGTAA
- a CDS encoding DUF4123 domain-containing protein, giving the protein MQKINTEQLLCTASRGRTLFLLLDINQYSEPLKWFKQLEGLEVRHLFVDTVFRQLIMQSPKLVQLNRNCADLINDVFRRHTGCIVASNLSIDELNHALGKMLIAEHETQGKVYFRFFSPAVARAIVGLEEGGHCWSHCSHLYLPGYRTEQWSEFELNENVEDKTFFVSQQSELEIKAEHFTYHLAKMESWLDKPIETVQQAMNSLARLCLLDALTSRELIQWSELIANRPELLNHKSWSSLIRQPIPKQDKLNAAVALNNTERELTHV; this is encoded by the coding sequence ACACGGAGCAGCTATTGTGCACGGCAAGTCGTGGGCGAACGCTATTCTTGCTATTGGATATTAACCAATATAGTGAGCCTCTAAAATGGTTCAAACAGCTTGAAGGGTTAGAAGTGCGACATTTGTTTGTGGATACAGTTTTCAGACAGTTAATAATGCAAAGTCCTAAACTCGTCCAACTGAACCGAAATTGCGCTGATCTGATAAACGATGTATTTCGCAGGCATACAGGGTGTATTGTTGCAAGCAACCTTTCTATTGATGAGCTAAACCATGCGCTCGGAAAGATGTTAATTGCAGAGCACGAAACCCAAGGTAAGGTTTATTTTCGGTTTTTCTCGCCAGCAGTAGCCAGAGCGATAGTAGGGCTAGAAGAAGGGGGGCATTGTTGGTCTCACTGTTCTCATTTGTATTTACCGGGATATAGAACTGAGCAGTGGAGTGAATTTGAACTTAACGAAAACGTTGAGGATAAAACTTTTTTTGTAAGCCAACAGAGTGAACTAGAAATTAAGGCTGAACATTTCACCTATCATTTAGCGAAAATGGAATCATGGCTTGATAAACCGATTGAGACGGTACAGCAAGCAATGAACTCTCTAGCTCGATTATGCTTGTTGGATGCGCTCACATCGAGAGAGTTAATTCAGTGGTCAGAGTTAATCGCAAATCGCCCTGAATTACTTAACCATAAATCTTGGTCTTCCCTAATACGCCAACCGATACCCAAGCAGGACAAACTAAATGCGGCAGTAGCGTTGAATAATACCGAAAGAGAGTTAACACATGTCTGA
- a CDS encoding DUF4402 domain-containing protein, whose translation MKLVSTVVAILWSGLTFSSPLEIIKNTNGIHFNNIITNHNNVNAIKRQLTKHESFIFKVKGEPGKTFQVSLPNKQHSNLNENNLHFLNFTFGCALSNLGISTIQPNGYSKELCIGAKITTKSRLSPGNYNNHIYIKVTYL comes from the coding sequence ATGAAGTTAGTTAGTACCGTTGTAGCGATATTATGGAGTGGACTCACTTTTTCGAGTCCACTCGAGATAATAAAAAATACTAACGGAATACATTTCAATAATATCATCACAAATCACAACAATGTTAATGCAATAAAGCGACAGCTAACAAAACACGAGTCTTTTATTTTTAAAGTTAAAGGGGAACCAGGTAAAACTTTTCAAGTATCACTGCCAAACAAGCAACATTCAAACTTAAATGAAAATAACCTCCATTTCTTAAATTTTACATTTGGTTGTGCCCTATCAAACCTTGGAATATCTACCATACAACCGAACGGATACAGCAAAGAACTCTGCATTGGGGCAAAGATAACGACCAAGTCTCGACTCAGTCCCGGCAACTATAATAATCACATTTATATAAAGGTTACCTATTTATGA
- a CDS encoding zinc ribbon domain-containing protein YjdM — translation MSFPPCPQCNSEYVYQDLANYVCPECAYEWNPSDTSDTDTPSVKDANGTLLLEGDKITLAKDLKVKGSSLVLKIGTKAVIRRIVDGKDHQLDCKVDGAGEMMVTAAFVKKA, via the coding sequence ATGTCATTCCCCCCTTGCCCACAATGCAATTCTGAGTATGTTTATCAAGACTTAGCGAATTACGTTTGTCCTGAGTGCGCCTATGAATGGAACCCTTCAGATACAAGCGATACTGATACGCCTAGCGTAAAAGATGCCAACGGCACCTTACTGCTAGAGGGTGACAAAATCACCTTGGCAAAAGATTTAAAAGTTAAAGGTAGCTCACTAGTACTTAAAATTGGCACCAAAGCCGTTATTCGCCGAATTGTTGATGGTAAAGACCACCAACTTGACTGTAAAGTTGACGGCGCTGGGGAAATGATGGTGACGGCTGCATTCGTTAAAAAAGCCTAA
- a CDS encoding response regulator, whose protein sequence is MINWSSWQNISLKYKLYGLVLLPIALLIYLAMLQIKTINNSTKSLIEATDTTSFLRGVSSVYSPSDTSLSASSLNLLIPKVYPSQSADDVRDIVQNLISTKQQLLQDLSIEDRLDNFEWQAELYHQLLLSLEKKEFANLPEDVRSNIQALIQLEWMVFWANEENQLSNILISAFQNYGEYDQDIRDQINTLIERQQLFIERFVNLNANPEQVKLMMQAFSNSAFSHSQKFRQNLASLSNLASLNSQMTQLGIEAMNTRLDLLNNVGDTIEFQITSSIEQSIQQAHFERNLYIGLVSLLTALVIFVAFKLTRHITQNLNMVVEYLKCDDDKNLIQLSKSIHGKDELGRFAREVERITIERKLANERLTQAKVDAENAKDAAVRANRAKSSFLANMSHEIRTPLNGVIGISEVLSETQLTASQRDYVDTIETSSQLLLSLINDILDFSKIESGMLLINQHSTSIREVVYDVAAIVAPKIKEKGLQLRVSIESNIPHKVLVDDHRLRQTLMNFMSNAVKFTSNGYVEISVAVKGTTSEQVNLEFAVTDSGVGIDAEKQEQIFKPFAQEDESTTRKFGGTGLGLAISTQLVEMMGGAIQLKSEKGIGSRFSFTLQVAVEQQNYQDTSKQNNICLIGTAVESKSDLIHELEFYRQTIIGNYSSLDEYNEKSPRADHVVIFVESETINLMSCQQDLKAIAQQKHVCIARLFNSVPFEFSSEIHSVVTQPLYGQRLFNAVTSRTIDVVQVEGELLAENSAEKSVLVVEDNAVNRKITGLHLSNAGINYEVAHDGAEAVQMYTSHPEKYSLILMDCMMPIMDGFEATKQIRQFESSAVKQVPIIALTASILDEDIEQCYSVGMNDYLAKPFKGDALIIKVCQYTQVEPALPSADIENYPVEAETTKESISQDSSKILLVEDNSVNQKVASLILEKAGYQYDIAENGQIAVDMYRKENGYHLILMDCMMPVKDGFEATREIRRLEQKQGLDKTPIIALTASVIDDDIQRCFDSGMDAYLAKPVRKKNLIDKIESLV, encoded by the coding sequence ATGATAAATTGGAGTTCTTGGCAGAACATATCGCTTAAATACAAGCTTTATGGCTTGGTGTTGTTGCCTATTGCATTGCTGATTTATCTTGCAATGTTACAGATTAAAACTATCAACAACAGTACAAAATCACTCATAGAGGCGACAGACACTACCAGCTTTCTTCGCGGGGTATCTAGCGTCTACTCGCCATCTGACACATCGCTTTCTGCTTCGTCTCTTAATCTTCTGATACCCAAAGTATATCCTTCACAGTCAGCAGATGATGTCAGAGATATAGTGCAAAACCTTATTTCGACCAAACAACAGCTCTTACAAGATCTGAGTATCGAGGATAGGCTCGATAACTTCGAGTGGCAGGCTGAGCTCTACCATCAATTATTGCTTAGTCTCGAAAAGAAAGAGTTTGCCAACTTACCTGAGGATGTTCGTAGTAACATTCAAGCACTAATCCAACTTGAATGGATGGTATTTTGGGCTAATGAAGAAAATCAATTAAGTAATATTCTGATCAGCGCTTTCCAAAACTATGGCGAGTACGACCAAGATATACGTGACCAAATAAACACCCTTATCGAAAGACAACAACTTTTCATAGAACGATTTGTTAATCTGAATGCTAACCCTGAGCAAGTCAAATTGATGATGCAGGCGTTTAGTAATTCCGCTTTTTCGCACAGCCAAAAATTTCGACAAAACTTAGCGAGCTTGAGTAACCTCGCCTCACTCAATAGCCAAATGACCCAACTGGGTATTGAAGCGATGAATACTCGCTTAGACCTATTGAACAACGTTGGTGATACGATTGAATTTCAGATTACCAGCAGCATTGAGCAATCTATCCAACAAGCTCATTTTGAGCGAAATCTCTATATTGGTCTGGTCTCTCTATTGACCGCACTGGTCATCTTTGTTGCCTTTAAACTGACAAGACACATTACTCAAAACCTCAATATGGTCGTCGAGTATTTGAAGTGTGATGACGACAAGAATCTTATTCAACTGAGTAAATCAATTCACGGCAAAGACGAATTAGGTCGCTTCGCGCGTGAAGTCGAGCGCATTACGATAGAACGTAAACTCGCTAATGAGCGCTTAACCCAAGCCAAAGTCGATGCGGAGAATGCCAAAGATGCCGCGGTTCGGGCAAATCGCGCCAAAAGCAGCTTTCTCGCCAATATGTCACATGAAATTCGCACTCCGTTAAATGGTGTGATCGGTATTTCTGAAGTGTTGTCTGAAACACAACTCACGGCTTCACAACGAGACTATGTCGATACTATCGAAACTTCATCCCAACTCTTACTTAGCTTAATCAATGACATTCTCGACTTCTCCAAAATTGAGTCTGGCATGTTACTGATTAACCAGCACTCTACATCCATTCGTGAGGTAGTGTATGACGTCGCAGCAATTGTTGCGCCTAAGATTAAAGAGAAAGGTCTGCAACTGCGTGTATCCATCGAATCAAATATCCCACATAAAGTATTGGTAGACGATCATCGCCTTCGCCAAACGCTAATGAACTTTATGTCCAATGCAGTCAAGTTCACCAGCAATGGATATGTGGAAATCTCGGTAGCGGTTAAGGGAACGACGAGTGAACAAGTTAATTTAGAGTTTGCCGTCACTGATTCAGGTGTCGGTATCGATGCGGAAAAGCAAGAGCAAATATTTAAGCCATTCGCTCAGGAAGATGAATCAACCACAAGAAAGTTTGGCGGTACAGGTCTGGGTCTAGCAATCAGCACTCAACTGGTTGAAATGATGGGAGGAGCAATCCAACTAAAGTCTGAAAAAGGCATTGGCAGTCGCTTCTCGTTCACGCTACAAGTCGCTGTTGAACAGCAAAACTATCAGGACACGAGCAAACAAAATAATATTTGCCTGATCGGCACAGCAGTTGAATCTAAATCCGATTTAATTCATGAGCTAGAGTTCTATCGTCAAACAATCATCGGTAACTATTCTTCACTGGATGAATATAACGAGAAGTCACCACGAGCTGATCACGTGGTTATATTCGTTGAGTCCGAGACCATCAATTTAATGTCTTGTCAGCAAGACCTCAAAGCCATCGCGCAACAAAAGCATGTGTGTATTGCTCGCTTGTTCAATAGTGTGCCGTTTGAATTTTCTTCCGAGATCCACTCAGTCGTTACTCAGCCTTTATATGGTCAGCGTCTCTTCAATGCCGTTACTTCTCGAACCATTGATGTAGTTCAAGTTGAAGGCGAACTACTCGCTGAAAACAGTGCAGAAAAATCCGTGCTCGTGGTTGAGGATAACGCGGTGAATAGGAAAATTACCGGGTTGCACTTATCCAATGCTGGTATCAATTATGAAGTCGCGCATGACGGCGCGGAAGCGGTACAAATGTATACCTCTCATCCAGAGAAATACTCGTTGATCCTGATGGATTGCATGATGCCGATCATGGACGGATTCGAAGCCACAAAGCAAATTCGTCAGTTTGAAAGTAGCGCGGTTAAACAAGTCCCTATTATTGCGCTAACGGCAAGTATTCTCGATGAGGACATAGAACAATGTTATAGCGTGGGTATGAATGATTATTTGGCAAAACCCTTCAAAGGGGACGCATTAATCATCAAAGTTTGTCAATACACACAAGTAGAACCTGCGCTTCCTAGTGCTGATATCGAAAACTACCCAGTTGAAGCAGAAACAACCAAAGAATCGATATCACAAGACAGCAGCAAAATTCTGCTGGTTGAAGATAATTCTGTTAATCAGAAAGTTGCATCCCTCATTCTCGAAAAAGCTGGCTATCAGTACGATATCGCCGAGAATGGTCAGATCGCCGTCGATATGTATCGCAAAGAAAATGGTTATCACCTCATCCTTATGGATTGTATGATGCCAGTAAAAGATGGGTTTGAAGCCACGAGAGAAATCCGCAGGTTGGAACAAAAGCAGGGACTGGATAAAACGCCCATTATTGCATTAACCGCAAGCGTTATTGATGATGATATTCAGCGCTGTTTTGACTCCGGTATGGATGCGTATTTAGCCAAGCCTGTGCGTAAGAAAAACCTTATCGATAAAATTGAGAGTCTCGTTTAG
- a CDS encoding fimbrial biogenesis chaperone, whose product MRHIFSLCLVVFSFQCFGQLIIAPTRLVVDDTRTTTEEFIVENTSNNPIRLEIDSVYKPISNTEVVRNHPTIHSIEDISDRIRISPPVIRNLKPDQRRTIRVQISTDDSLAEGEYRTYLRFSPTEKKVKNSISNTDSEGIHLDLHFAVESFIPIYLQNGQPKQQVEFTCSKDKLVIENTDKFQFNAWIESSHNRKQKIVLLRESTQTKTKKHDETLTVSVDDDILFKCL is encoded by the coding sequence ATGAGGCACATTTTCTCTCTATGCTTAGTGGTATTTTCTTTCCAATGCTTCGGTCAACTAATTATCGCACCGACTCGATTAGTTGTTGATGACACACGCACAACAACCGAAGAATTCATCGTAGAGAACACCTCTAACAATCCTATTCGGTTGGAAATAGACTCGGTATATAAGCCAATTTCAAATACTGAAGTAGTGAGAAACCACCCAACCATTCACAGCATCGAAGATATATCAGACAGAATACGTATTTCACCGCCTGTCATTCGCAACCTTAAACCAGATCAGCGTCGAACAATCCGCGTTCAGATATCTACTGATGATTCACTCGCTGAAGGTGAATATCGTACGTACCTACGGTTTTCGCCAACCGAAAAAAAAGTAAAAAACTCTATCAGCAACACAGACTCAGAGGGCATACACTTGGATTTACATTTTGCAGTGGAGTCATTTATTCCAATTTATTTGCAAAATGGACAACCTAAACAACAAGTAGAGTTTACCTGTAGCAAAGATAAACTCGTCATTGAGAACACTGACAAATTCCAATTCAATGCCTGGATTGAAAGCTCACATAACCGCAAACAAAAAATTGTTCTGTTGAGAGAATCCACACAAACCAAAACAAAAAAACATGATGAGACACTGACTGTATCTGTAGACGACGATATTTTATTTAAGTGCTTGTAA
- a CDS encoding porin, whose translation MSRSLPVLIGSLLIAPYAGANYDITDNVALSGFGSTSWAKSNNEMPLLINRDISDSSCFDCDTTLGLQLDIYYEAFKASAQLVKRPQDDWSNPELEWAYVGYNNGPWTVQLGRLRNPLFLYSEYYYVGQAYTPARPPGEVYNSILGITFYEGGSLTYTYDFAEEYSLAITPFFGLEDNKKIQLNDVTLLELNTHNMLGLNFTLSNDNSRWNLSYLKSKYDQKVTLFNFSLPEEKDNTIELFSLGAEYEFDNVTLTAEAQKNDRTYSWYLMSAIQLNSFKPYLSYAQQYNDDHKLDGDSVLLGTRYDLLYNVSLNAEWQYFNAEEDQNGSFIDTPNSKNHAQLFTIMINFVF comes from the coding sequence ATGTCACGATCTCTTCCCGTTCTGATCGGTTCTTTGCTTATCGCTCCTTATGCGGGTGCCAACTATGACATCACCGATAACGTGGCATTAAGTGGGTTCGGCTCTACGTCATGGGCAAAGAGCAACAATGAGATGCCATTGTTAATCAATCGCGATATCTCTGATTCAAGTTGCTTTGACTGTGATACAACGCTTGGATTGCAGTTAGATATCTACTACGAAGCGTTTAAAGCCTCTGCACAACTCGTTAAGCGACCACAAGACGATTGGAGTAACCCCGAACTAGAATGGGCATATGTAGGCTACAACAATGGACCGTGGACAGTGCAGCTTGGGCGTCTACGCAATCCGCTGTTCCTTTACTCAGAATACTATTACGTCGGGCAAGCTTACACGCCAGCAAGACCGCCTGGTGAAGTCTACAACAGTATACTTGGTATCACTTTCTATGAAGGGGGCAGTCTTACTTACACCTATGATTTTGCGGAAGAATATTCTTTAGCTATCACGCCCTTTTTTGGGTTAGAAGACAACAAAAAGATTCAGCTAAATGACGTAACGTTATTGGAATTGAACACTCACAATATGCTGGGTTTAAATTTCACGCTGTCGAATGACAATTCAAGATGGAATTTATCTTATTTAAAATCAAAGTATGACCAAAAAGTCACTTTGTTTAACTTTTCATTACCGGAAGAAAAAGACAATACAATTGAGCTTTTCTCACTGGGTGCTGAATACGAATTTGATAATGTTACCCTTACCGCAGAAGCGCAAAAAAATGACCGAACTTACTCATGGTATCTGATGAGTGCTATACAACTTAATTCATTCAAACCCTATCTGTCCTATGCGCAGCAATACAATGATGACCACAAATTAGACGGTGATAGTGTTCTACTCGGAACCAGATACGATCTACTTTACAATGTATCTTTAAATGCCGAGTGGCAGTACTTCAATGCAGAAGAAGATCAAAATGGCTCATTCATTGACACACCGAATTCAAAAAATCACGCTCAGTTATTTACTATCATGATTAATTTCGTATTTTAA